The following are encoded together in the Montipora foliosa isolate CH-2021 chromosome 12, ASM3666993v2, whole genome shotgun sequence genome:
- the LOC137978812 gene encoding uncharacterized protein: protein MDGMHRCVSLNGPPPQDGSKTLTMRIAAKVTPGESRVAKSNASAERFTFTAKKSDVTNGEAEGATGGKPTPKSSILNVNQEEIEDFAAVRAQIFPVLKARSWVDVTQDLLTKIDPKSKAGVLYAPLKSVPGSDIGYTLAIIRDQPDSLSYILTSHLEAWATSESVLQKVAIGNLEKKFDEFGDDLWIRSKTGIYYINTSLRSLSASVILLPRFIERLDVESGDPVVVVPSSDLCMVAGSKMETRLCIVGEMSLRYSSDPHHLNTSLRLNKARMIMAKYSPKSFAGEFPIPSTAEEVAGLKLRVQQVRR from the exons atggATGGAATGCATCGTTGTGTGTCTCTAAATGGACCTCCTCCACAag ACGGCTCGAAGACGTTAACGATGAGAATTGCAGCGAAAGTTACTCCAGGAGAATCGAGAGTAGCGAAATCGAACGCATCAGCGGAGAGATTTACATTCACAGCAAAGAAATCAGATGTCACGAATGGAGAGGCCGAGGGAGCCACTGGAGGAAAGCCTACACCAAAATCCAGTATTCTTAACGTAAATCAGGAGGAAATCGAAGATTTTGCAGCAGTCAGGGCCCAAATTTTTCCCGTGCTTAAAGCGAGGTCCTGGGTAGATGTTACTCAAGATCTGCTAACGAAAATAGACCCCAAGAGCAAAGCAGGAGTGCTGTATGCACCTCTCAAGAGTGTTCCCGGATCTGACATCGGGTACACTCTGGCGATCATCAGAGATCAGCCTGATTCTCTGAGTTACATTTTAACGAGTCATTTGGAAGCTTGGGCAACCTCAGAGAGCGTGCTCCAGAAAGTGGCTATTGGAAATTTGGAGAAGAAATTTGACGAGTTTGGAGATGACTTGTGGATCCGGAGCAAGACGGGAATTTATTATATCAACACTAGTTTGCGTTCGCTGTCTGCATCTGTCATTCTCTTGCCGCGTTTTATAGAGCGCTTGGACGTGGAAAGCGGAGATCCCGTCGTTGTTGTGCCATCGAGTGATCTTTGCATGGTCGCGGGATCCAAAATGGAGACCCGACTTTGTATCGTCGGTGAAATGTCCCTTCGTTATTCATCCGATCCACACCACTTGAACACAAGTCTTCGTTTGAATAAGGCAAGAATGATCATGGCGAAGTATTCACCCAAATCTTTTGCTGGCGAATTCCCCATTCCTTCAACGGCTGAAGAAGTTGCGGGACTAAAATTAAGAGTTCAACAGGTTAGGAGATGA
- the LOC137978945 gene encoding sorting nexin-6-like: MMDAADSSDMLEDEKLRTQSVDLNTDTSLMVDISDALSERDRVKFTVHTKTTLPNFKESEFSVVREHEEFVWLHDRYVENEEYAGVIIPPAPPKPDFDVSREKLQKLGEGENTMTKEEFQKMKQELEAEYLATFKKTVAMHEVFLTRLAAHPTLRKDGNFNVFLEFKGELNVRGKNKKEKLGGLFKGLAKGVDEVLLSGQKDVDEFYETEKKFLVDYNMKLKDATRQSDRMTKSHKSSADSFIRISSCISQMGTSEYMDLARFLNKMAEYFEKARKLEGRVASDQDLKTSDLLRYYVRDTEAAKNLLYRRARCLADFENANKALDKARVKGKEVAAAETAQQTASEKFEHISEVAKQELTDFKTRRVQQFRKNLTERAELELKHAKAHVNLLKTTLAQLKEL; this comes from the exons ATGATG GACGCAGCGGACAGCTCAGATATGCTCGAGGACGAGAAA CTACGCACTCAGTCGGTGGATTTGAACACCGACACTTCCCTTATGGTGGACATTTCAGATGCATTAAGTGAAAGAGACCGCGTAAAGTTTACAGTTCACACAAAG ACGACACTTCCGAATTTCAAGGAGAGTGAGTTTTCAGTTGTCAGGGAACACGAGGAGTTCGTTTGGCTTCACGATCGATATGTGGAAAACGAAGAATATGCTGGTGTTATT ATCCCTCCTGCTCCACCCAAACCAGATTTTGATGTGTCACGTGAAAAGCTACAAAAACTTGGGGAAG GTGAAAATACCATGACAAAAGAGGAGTTTCAGAAGATGAAACAAGAATTAGAGGC TGAGTACCTTGCTACTTTTAAGAAAACAGTAGCCATGCACGAAGTGTTCCTGACTCGCTTGGCTGCTCACCCCACCCTGAGAAAAGACGGCAATTTTAATGTGTTTTTGGAATTTAAAGGAGAG CTCAATGTTCGTGGCAAAAATAAGAAGGAAAAGCTTGGAGGTCTCTTTAAAGGCCTTGCAAAGGGAGTTGACGAGGTCTTACTGTCTGGTCAAAAg GATGTTGATGAGTTTTATGAAACCGAGAAAAAGTTCTTAGTGGATTACAACATGAA GTTAAAGGATGCCACACGTCAGTCAGATCGTATGACAAAGAGCCACAAGAGTTCAGCTGATTCATTTATTAGGATCTCTAGCTGTATTTCACAGATGGGAACTAGTGAATACATGGACTTAGCACGTTTCTTAAATAAA ATGGCTGAGTATTTTGAGAAAGCTCGCAAATTGGAAGGCCGTGTTGCATCTGATCAAGACTTGAAAACGTCTGACTTACTCAGATATTATGTGCGGGATACGGAAGCTGCCAAGAACTTGCTGTATCGCAGGGCCAGATGTTTAGCTGACTTtgaaaatgcgaacaaagctcTGGACAAAGCTAGAGTGAAAGGAAAAGAAGTTGCTGCG gCCGAAACAGCTCAACAAACAGCCAGTGAAAAATTTGAGCATATTTCCGAAGTAGCTAAACAAG AACTGACAGACTTCAAGACAAGAAGAGTCCAACAGTTTAGAAAGAATTTG ACCGAGCGAGCTGAACTGGAACTCAAGCACGCGAAG GCCCACGTGAACCTGTTGAAAACAACATTAGCGCAGCTAAAGGAATTGTAG
- the LOC137979128 gene encoding protein dpy-30 homolog — protein MADGSSTEGPLEQVSLAPPEENSLSQPEIPQESSPHAEIGLTDNLQKMVEKEKEAAEKPNKPRVELQSLPTRAYLDQTVVPILLQGLSTLSKERPPNPIEYLATYLLKNKDQYEES, from the exons ATGGCGGACGGAAGCTCAACCGAAG GTCCTCTAGAACAAGTATCATTGGCACCGCCAGAAGAAAACAGCCTAAGTCAGCCTGAG ATTCCTCAAGAGTCATCACCCCACGCTGAGATTGGTCTGACAGACAATCTACAG AAAATGgtggaaaaagagaaagaggcagctgaaaaaccaaacaaacccAGAGTAGAGCTGCAATCATTACCGACCAGAGCATATCTGGACCAGACTGTTGTACCTATTCTACTGCAAGGGCTCTCAACTTTGTCCAAGGAAAG ACCCCCTAATCCTATCGAGTACCTTGCCACCTACTTACTGAAAAACAAAGATCAGTATGAAGAAAGCTAG
- the LOC137978679 gene encoding haloacid dehalogenase-like hydrolase domain-containing protein 3, producing the protein MRENFGHGLCVMLRLITFDACNTLFRVRGSPGELYSEVAWRFDVKLSPKALNESFKHAFGEFYKSVPNFGAKGDKTAEKWWSGVVKQTFKSAGFDDEKTVARISSTLYNEFSTSSYWQVYPETFDVLEHLRKKGYLLAVISNFDERLDTILEGLYLKSYFDLIVCSFNVGMCKPSPEIFKLVLSNFGMKAEEALHVGDNVELDYKPAVSLGFRSLIVDRFSSNYSAAIVNPEHVTKDLKPLMQL; encoded by the coding sequence ATGCGTGAGAATTTTGGTCATGGACTTTGTGTTATGTTGCGGTTAATCACATTTGATGCCTGTAACACACTTTTCCGTGTCCGAGGGTCTCCGGGGGAACTTTATAGCGAAGTTGCATGGCGCTTTGATGTTAAATTGTCACCCAAAGCCTTAAACGAATCCTTCAAACACGCTTTTGGAGAGTTTTACAAAAGTGTACCAAACTTTGGCGCAAAAGGTGACAAAACAGCTGAAAAATGGTGGTCTGGAGTGGTCAAACAGACCTTTAAGTCTGCTGGATTCGACGATGAGAAAACTGTAGCACGGATTTCCTCGACCTTATACAACGAATTTTCGACGTCTTCGTATTGGCAGGTTTATCCCGAAACTTTTGATGTCTTAGAACATTTAAGGAAAAAAGGCTATCTTCTCGCGGTGATTTCTAATTTTGATGAGCGCCTTGATACCATCCTAGAGGGTTTATACTTAAAAAGTTACTTTGAtctcattgtttgttcatttaaTGTAGGAATGTGCAAGCCTTCACCAGAAATATTTAAACTTGTGCTGTCGAATTTTGGTATGAAAGCCGAAGAGGCTCTTCACGTAGGCGACAATGTCGAATTGGATTACAAGCCGGCTGTCAGCCTCGGGTTTAGATCTTTGATTGTGGACAGATTTTCCAGTAACTATAGTGCTGCTATTGTCAATCCAGAGCATGTCACAAAGGATTTAAAACCATTGATGCAACTTtga
- the LOC137978611 gene encoding uncharacterized protein, with amino-acid sequence MAAHESSCGQFFSPNSSWYRERRQEEWSPKSPETDQEPSFESDEENHESKFVALNDASFVQRTLSPYASPLVHWSENAPLSQSASFVLQSRGSIATNEEGLVIKENASVKSSSLVVGKRPRGQGLKDIDLTRNLVAKHIRETKEANKSPKKTQGFSSLARHLSCPTFSFTSGSSLGPSDRRGISGKTGSSRDLNFKGVSESRPSAPKVISQVGNRSMRLFSCPEEQTIFNELWPLDIFNNGQSFPKKESNSTRRADSSTRTIEVIDLTTSEETSDQEIADLHSQSKLNTTSNEGVDKPKLPGIDYSPLRRKTSKLSFSDDEDSDSNACNNSKNGKEKLTEAAKAKEEFSYKKKPFVKGVLKMSLFFALGALLLSFYLHANPHGFCLESEFSKNISGIGDTLKAELYGQHVAQKIITVALKNHFRKNNVCKPLVFSFHGWTGTGKTFVSNIITEHIFKRKMQSPFVHKFIVPLHFPHESEVNTYNEQLKGWIRGNVSHCRKGALFIFDEMDKIHSGMMDTIKDAILDYRGKSTTAGYQNMVFIFLSNSGGQAINNHVLRHVFEGKIRENLTSSELENIFHGVIENTPDIWFADLLKEDVIDHLVPFLPLERMHVKQCIRRDLIKKGFAVEETMVKNIADQMDYFPKGHNFFSVSGCKKVSSRVDVIMG; translated from the coding sequence ATGGCGGCACATGAATCCTCTTGCGGACAATTCTTTTCTCCGAATTCCTCTTGGTATCGGGAAAGACGACAAGAGGAGTGGAGTCCAAAAAGCCCAGAGACTGATCAGGAACCAAGCTTTGAATCTGATGAGGAAAATCATGAATCGAAATTCGTGGCCCTCAATGATGCAAGTTTCGTACAACGTACGTTGTCTCCGTATGCATCTCCTCTGGTTCATTGGTCTGAAAATGCACCCCTTTCGCAATCAGCAAGCTTTGTTTTACAATCTCGAGGGAGTATAGCTACTAACGAAGAAGGCTTGGTGATAAAAGAGAACGCTTCtgtgaaatcatcttcacttgtGGTGGGAAAGCGGCCACGCGGCCAAGGACTCAAGGACATAGACTTGACTAGAAACCTCGTAGCCAAGCATATTCGAGAGACTAAAGAAGCTAATAAAAGCCCCAAAAAGACCCAGGGATTTAGTTCGTTAGCAAGGCATTTGTCGTGCCCGACTTTCAGTTTCACCAGTGGAAGCTCGCTGGGTCCGTCTGACAGACGAGGAATTAGTGGTAAAACAGGTTCAAGTCGAGATTTGAACTTCAAAGGGGTGTCTGAGTCAAGACCTTCAGCACCAAAAGTGATTAGTCAAGTAGGTAACAGAAGCATGAGATTGTTTAGCTGCCCTGAGGAACAAACCATCTTTAATGAGCTATGGCCTTTGGACATTTTTAACAATGGTCAGTCGTTCCCAAAGAAAGAATCAAATAGCACAAGAAGGGCTGACTCTTCAACAAGAACCATTGAAGTTATTGATTTGACAACAAGTGAAGAAACATCCGATCAAGAAATAGCAGATCTtcacagccaatcaaaattaaACACTACAAGCAATGAAGGTGTTGACAAGCCAAAACTTCCAGGTATTGATTATTCACCGTTGAGGAGAAAGACGTCAAAGCTTTCTTTTAGCGATGATGAAGATAGTGACTCTAATGCatgcaacaacagcaaaaatggGAAAGAAAAGTTAACAGAGGCTGCTAAAGCCAAGGAAGAATTCTCTTATAAAAAGAAGCCTTTTGTGAAGGGTGTCTTGAAAATGAGCTTGTTTTTTGCACTTGGTGCACTCTTGCTTTCATTTTACTTGCATGCTAACCCTCATGGCTTTTGTCTGGAAAGTGAGTTCAGCAAGAATATTTCAGGCATTGGGGACACATTGAAGGCAGAGTTATATGGCCAACACGTTGCACAGAAAATCATCACTGTTGCGTTGAAGAATCACTTTAGGAAGAACAATGTATGCAAGCCacttgtcttttcttttcatgGATGGACAGGAACTGGAAAGACCTTTGTGAGCAACATTATCACTGAGCATATTTTCAAGCGAAAGATGCAAAGCCCTTTTGTTCACAAATTCATTGTTCCTCTGCATTTTCCACATGAATCTGAGGTCAACACATACAATGAACAGCTGAAGGGATGGATAAGAGGAAATGTGTCACACTGCAGAAAGGGCGCACTGTTCATTTTTGATGAAATGGACAAAATTCACTCTGGAATGATGGATACAATCAAAGATGCCATCTTGGATTATCGGGGAAAGAGCACAACAGCTGGTTATCAAAACATGGTGTTTATTTTTCTGTCTAACTCTGGAGGCCAGGCAATTAACAACCATGTCTTGAGGCATGTCTTTGAGGGGAAAATACGAGAAAATTTGACATCAAGTGAACTGGAAAATATCTTTCATGGTGTCATTGAAAATACACCCGATATATGGTTTGCAGATCTTTTGAAAGAAGATGTCATTGATCATCTGGTCCCATTTCTTCCTCTGGAGAGAATGCATGTCAAGCAGTGCATTAGAAGGGATCTAATTAAGAAAGGCTTTGCTGTCGAAGAGACCATGGTGAAAAACATAGCTGACCAAATGGACTATTTTCCAAAAGGTCACAACTTCTTTTCTGTGTCAGGTTGTAAAAAAGTTTCTTCCAGAGTGGATGTCATTATGGGATAA